One Maribacter dokdonensis DSW-8 genomic region harbors:
- a CDS encoding RecQ family ATP-dependent DNA helicase gives MNNTPKEILSKYWGFDSFRGSQEEIINAIINGQDVLGLLPTGGGKSICFQVPALSKEGICIVISPLIALIENQVNNLQSLGIKAIGLKGGLKFNEIDKLLDNCIYGNYKFLYLSPERLQQELVQERIKSMNVSMYVIDEAHCISQWGHDFRPAYLSCAILRELHPTPPMVALTATATKRVSEDIISSLELTYPLVLKDSFFRKNIGLEVQFTEDKRGFLKQYCQKVRHSAIIYVRSRRMAEELSKFLVNNNLSATFYHGGVDQEKKTERLNFWLKNKYKIMVATNAFGMGIDKPDVELVIHYQIPDSLENYFQEAGRAGRNGEFSKAIILTNTTDKVLVKRQFIEILPSVAQVKLIYKKLNTFFQIGFGEFTEAKFHLNFNKFCSIYKLNTFVTYNTLQLLDRNSVISLSESFSKKITIKFITDKDTLYRYIDKNNKLGDFIKIVLRTYGGLFEFDTHINTYVLSKKTALPEKMIHQNFEQLAKDEIIDYTSASSDLELFFLVPRDDDRTINVFAKNIEEQNQLKIAKVDAMLTYIENDTMCRSIQLLHYFGEQQEQPCGICDVCVSQSTGNTPIVHAKIKIIQILKEKNAGSRELQNKLNTTQEITIAAIQELLEDNYITLNNINEYQLL, from the coding sequence GTGAATAATACCCCAAAAGAAATCTTATCCAAATACTGGGGTTTTGATAGTTTTAGGGGCTCTCAAGAAGAAATCATCAATGCCATAATCAATGGTCAAGATGTACTAGGTCTACTGCCCACTGGTGGTGGAAAATCTATTTGTTTTCAGGTTCCTGCTTTATCAAAAGAAGGCATTTGCATTGTGATATCGCCACTTATCGCTTTAATTGAAAACCAAGTAAACAATCTTCAATCATTAGGCATTAAAGCTATAGGTCTAAAAGGGGGACTTAAATTCAACGAGATCGATAAGCTATTGGATAATTGCATTTATGGTAATTACAAATTCCTATACCTATCACCGGAACGCCTACAACAAGAATTAGTACAAGAGCGTATAAAAAGCATGAACGTTTCTATGTATGTTATTGATGAAGCTCACTGTATATCACAATGGGGACATGATTTTAGACCCGCCTATTTAAGTTGCGCCATTTTAAGGGAATTACACCCTACTCCTCCAATGGTAGCTTTGACCGCAACGGCTACAAAAAGAGTAAGTGAAGATATTATCAGTTCATTAGAACTTACTTACCCTTTAGTCTTAAAAGATTCATTTTTTAGAAAAAATATTGGGCTGGAAGTTCAGTTTACCGAAGATAAAAGAGGGTTTTTAAAACAATACTGCCAAAAAGTTCGGCATAGTGCCATAATTTACGTTAGAAGTAGAAGAATGGCAGAAGAATTGTCTAAGTTCTTGGTGAACAACAACCTTAGTGCTACTTTTTACCATGGCGGTGTAGATCAGGAAAAAAAAACAGAACGATTAAATTTTTGGCTTAAGAACAAGTACAAAATTATGGTCGCCACCAATGCCTTTGGTATGGGTATAGACAAACCAGACGTAGAATTGGTTATACATTATCAAATTCCCGATAGTTTAGAAAATTACTTTCAAGAGGCTGGTAGAGCCGGTAGAAATGGGGAATTTTCAAAAGCAATAATTCTGACCAATACAACCGATAAAGTTCTGGTAAAAAGGCAGTTTATTGAAATTCTACCTAGTGTTGCCCAGGTGAAGTTGATCTATAAAAAACTAAATACTTTCTTTCAAATTGGATTTGGCGAATTCACCGAAGCAAAATTTCATCTTAATTTCAATAAATTCTGTAGTATTTATAAGCTCAATACCTTTGTTACTTATAATACCTTACAGTTATTGGACAGAAATTCGGTTATTTCACTTTCTGAAAGCTTTTCAAAAAAAATTACCATTAAATTTATAACGGACAAGGACACCCTTTATCGATATATAGATAAGAACAACAAACTGGGTGATTTTATAAAAATTGTACTTCGAACCTATGGTGGGTTATTTGAGTTTGACACACATATTAACACCTATGTATTATCCAAAAAAACAGCTCTACCAGAAAAAATGATCCATCAAAATTTTGAACAATTGGCAAAAGATGAGATTATAGATTACACAAGCGCATCTAGCGATTTAGAATTGTTTTTCTTGGTACCAAGAGATGATGACAGGACTATAAATGTATTTGCAAAAAATATTGAAGAACAAAACCAACTTAAAATAGCAAAAGTTGATGCTATGCTTACTTACATTGAAAATGATACTATGTGTAGAAGCATACAGCTCTTACATTATTTTGGAGAACAACAAGAACAACCTTGCGGAATCTGTGATGTTTGCGTTAGTCAGTCAACAGGAAACACACCTATTGTTCACGCCAAAATAAAGATCATCCAAATATTAAAAGAGAAAAATGCAGGTTCACGAGAATTACAAAATAAACTCAATACCACTCAAGAGATAACCATTGCAGCCATACAAGAGCTCTTGGAGGATAATTATATTACATTAAACAACATTAACGAATACCAACTATTATAA
- a CDS encoding HU family DNA-binding protein: MMNKTELIDAMAADAGITKAAAKKSLESFLGNVENSLKKGDRVSLVGFGSWSVSKRNAREGRNPSTGKTIQIAAKNVVKFKAGADLGKAVN; the protein is encoded by the coding sequence ATTATGAACAAAACAGAATTGATCGATGCAATGGCAGCTGACGCTGGCATCACAAAAGCTGCGGCAAAAAAGTCATTGGAATCTTTCTTGGGAAATGTTGAAAATTCTCTTAAAAAAGGAGATAGAGTTTCTTTAGTAGGTTTCGGTTCTTGGTCCGTATCTAAAAGAAATGCAAGAGAAGGTAGAAATCCATCAACTGGAAAAACTATCCAAATCGCTGCTAAAAATGTAGTTAAGTTTAAAGCAGGTGCTGATTTAGGTAAAGCTGTAAACTAA
- a CDS encoding AAA family ATPase has translation MKSKRIVVTGGPGTGKTVLISSLENNGYHCFHEVIRTMTLDALGDVSLEDQLVNPIDFVKDAKSFNDELINARLKHFENGNDINKEHVFYDRGLPDVIAYMNYFGQSPEPRYADLCSKNRYDEVLILPPWKEIYVQDNERMENFEQACGIHEQLENTYIQLGYKPVEVPFGTIENRLQFVIDHLNGASE, from the coding sequence TTGAAAAGCAAAAGAATTGTTGTCACTGGAGGACCGGGGACTGGAAAAACTGTATTGATATCATCCCTAGAAAATAATGGCTACCATTGTTTTCATGAAGTTATAAGAACCATGACTTTAGATGCATTGGGTGATGTTTCATTAGAAGATCAATTGGTCAACCCTATTGATTTTGTTAAAGATGCCAAGAGTTTTAACGATGAGTTGATCAATGCTCGACTAAAGCATTTTGAGAACGGTAACGACATAAATAAAGAACACGTGTTCTACGATCGTGGATTACCTGACGTTATTGCATATATGAACTATTTTGGGCAATCTCCTGAGCCACGTTATGCCGATTTATGTTCAAAAAACAGGTATGACGAAGTGTTAATACTACCACCATGGAAAGAAATCTATGTACAGGATAATGAAAGAATGGAAAATTTTGAGCAAGCTTGTGGTATTCATGAACAATTGGAAAACACGTATATACAATTAGGGTACAAACCTGTTGAAGTTCCTTTTGGGACCATTGAAAATAGATTGCAATTTGTAATAGACCACTTAAACGGCGCTAGTGAATAA
- a CDS encoding endonuclease/exonuclease/phosphatase family protein, with protein MLKKPCFLLLIILHFTVFSQDQISVISWNIQDFGKTKNSEELDRMAEILRHADIVALQEVVAGYGGAQAVAKLADNLNRKGAKWDYVISNPTNSPKYVTERYAFIWKTKNIKIKNRGALILELDSLVDREPFFLDFYIKERKLSIINFHSRPHDKNPEREILAITDYLNSDDFQHPIILAGDFNVDQKKIAFKGLKEQGYTAAVKDAKTTLKLNCTIDGYLNYPIDNIFYSDKILANKSYAIDFVKACENLTSARELSDHLPVFLNFSFK; from the coding sequence ATGTTAAAAAAGCCCTGTTTTTTACTATTAATTATACTTCATTTTACTGTATTCTCTCAAGACCAAATCAGCGTAATTTCTTGGAACATTCAAGATTTTGGTAAAACCAAAAACAGCGAAGAGTTAGATAGAATGGCAGAAATACTTCGTCATGCTGATATAGTTGCGTTACAAGAAGTGGTAGCAGGATATGGCGGGGCACAAGCGGTTGCGAAGCTTGCGGATAATCTAAATAGAAAAGGTGCAAAATGGGATTATGTGATTAGTAATCCAACCAATAGTCCTAAGTATGTAACTGAACGTTATGCGTTTATTTGGAAGACCAAAAACATTAAAATAAAGAATAGGGGAGCCTTAATTTTAGAATTGGATTCACTGGTTGATAGAGAGCCTTTCTTTCTTGATTTTTATATTAAAGAGCGTAAGCTTTCTATAATCAATTTTCACTCTAGACCACATGATAAAAACCCGGAAAGGGAAATATTAGCAATTACCGACTATTTAAATTCAGATGATTTTCAACATCCAATAATACTTGCTGGGGACTTTAATGTAGATCAAAAGAAAATAGCTTTTAAAGGTTTAAAAGAGCAAGGTTATACCGCAGCGGTTAAAGACGCCAAAACTACATTGAAACTCAATTGTACCATAGACGGTTACCTAAATTATCCAATTGATAATATTTTTTATTCCGATAAAATTTTAGCTAATAAAAGTTATGCAATCGATTTTGTAAAAGCCTGTGAGAATCTAACTAGTGCAAGGGAGCTGTCTGATCATTTGCCAGTGTTTTTAAATTTTAGTTTCAAATAG
- a CDS encoding phospholipase D-like domain-containing protein, whose amino-acid sequence MTKVYFDKIHLEIIHQITNAQFDIKVCIAWFTDFDIYKSLVKKVKEGINVEVIIANHKHNKKSRVNFKELLKYNGKVSYIGNLNDGLRESFMHNKFCIIDNIRVVTGSYNWSYKARKNEENILVLDNNQTLANKFIEKFNELKPKYGFTIKNNEVALLPIEKIMSKWDNKPSSVLKPSSNIVDKF is encoded by the coding sequence ATGACTAAAGTTTACTTCGACAAAATCCATTTAGAAATTATACATCAAATCACTAATGCCCAATTTGATATAAAGGTTTGTATTGCTTGGTTTACAGATTTTGACATCTATAAAAGTTTAGTTAAAAAGGTAAAAGAAGGTATTAATGTAGAAGTTATAATCGCAAATCATAAGCATAATAAAAAATCTAGAGTCAATTTTAAAGAACTATTAAAGTATAATGGAAAAGTAAGCTACATAGGTAATCTAAATGATGGTCTACGAGAAAGTTTTATGCATAATAAATTTTGCATAATAGATAATATCCGTGTAGTTACTGGATCTTATAACTGGTCTTATAAAGCAAGAAAAAATGAAGAAAATATTTTAGTATTGGATAACAACCAAACACTTGCAAATAAATTCATTGAAAAATTTAATGAACTAAAACCTAAATATGGTTTCACCATTAAAAATAATGAAGTTGCATTATTACCTATTGAAAAAATAATGTCTAAATGGGATAATAAACCTAGTAGTGTATTAAAACCAAGTTCTAATATAGTTGATAAATTTTAA
- a CDS encoding YqgE/AlgH family protein, with amino-acid sequence MIALKPTKGKLLVAEPSLTGDVSFNRSVVLLAEHSTEGSVGFILNKPLEYQINELVTEIELPFQVYNGGPVEQDNLYFIHKVPHLIDNSVEISDGIYWGGDFETTVELINKEIISEDDIRFFLGYSGWSSLQLDEELTSKSWIVVENEHESRIIQRAAKAIWKENMIQLGGNYLLWSNAPENPSLN; translated from the coding sequence ATGATAGCTTTAAAGCCAACCAAAGGAAAATTACTAGTGGCCGAACCATCGTTGACCGGAGATGTTTCGTTTAACCGGTCTGTAGTTTTATTAGCAGAACACAGTACTGAGGGCTCAGTTGGTTTTATTTTAAATAAACCATTAGAGTACCAAATCAATGAATTGGTTACTGAAATAGAATTACCTTTTCAAGTATACAATGGCGGTCCCGTAGAGCAAGACAACCTCTATTTTATACACAAGGTTCCACATTTAATTGACAACAGTGTTGAGATTTCTGATGGTATATATTGGGGAGGAGATTTTGAAACCACTGTAGAATTGATCAATAAGGAAATTATATCAGAAGATGATATTCGATTCTTTTTAGGATACTCGGGCTGGTCATCTTTACAACTAGACGAAGAGCTTACTTCAAAATCGTGGATAGTTGTAGAAAATGAACATGAAAGCAGAATCATTCAAAGGGCCGCAAAAGCCATTTGGAAAGAAAATATGATTCAATTAGGTGGTAATTATCTTTTATGGTCAAATGCTCCAGAGAACCCAAGTTTAAATTAA
- the fmt gene encoding methionyl-tRNA formyltransferase, giving the protein MEALRIVFMGTPDFAVGILDKLVKNEYNIVGVITAPDRPAGRGRKLNQSAVKKYAVENNLQVLQPTNLKDGDFLNTLKSLNANLQIVVAFRMLPKVVWSMPEYGTFNLHASLLPQYRGAAPINWAIINGETKTGVTTFFIDEKIDTGEIIMQDEAVIEETDNAEDLHDRLMHLGANTVLKTVEQIESGNFTTHAQPNLPSLKDAHKIHRETCEVNWNNSAVAIYNFIRGLSPYPAAWTTLTNGDQNIITKIYKVEIETEKHDLAVGALVFNKKEIKVAVKEGYINLLEIQLQGKKRMQVKDLLNGLNLEENAKMG; this is encoded by the coding sequence ATGGAAGCATTGAGAATTGTATTTATGGGAACACCGGACTTTGCCGTAGGCATTTTAGATAAACTGGTTAAAAATGAATATAATATTGTTGGCGTCATTACAGCACCGGACAGACCTGCGGGTAGAGGAAGAAAACTTAATCAATCTGCAGTTAAAAAATATGCCGTTGAAAATAATCTTCAAGTACTACAACCTACTAATCTAAAAGACGGAGACTTTTTAAATACTCTAAAATCGCTAAACGCCAATTTACAAATTGTTGTTGCTTTTAGAATGTTACCCAAAGTAGTATGGAGTATGCCCGAATATGGCACATTTAACTTACATGCTTCACTTTTACCACAATACCGTGGTGCGGCCCCTATCAATTGGGCAATTATTAATGGAGAGACAAAAACAGGAGTTACCACATTTTTTATTGACGAAAAAATTGACACCGGTGAAATAATTATGCAAGACGAGGCAGTGATTGAAGAAACCGATAATGCCGAAGATTTACATGATAGGCTAATGCATTTAGGAGCAAACACCGTACTAAAAACCGTAGAACAAATTGAATCAGGGAATTTTACTACCCATGCGCAGCCTAATTTACCTAGTTTAAAAGATGCACATAAAATTCATAGGGAAACTTGTGAAGTAAACTGGAACAATTCTGCCGTTGCCATATATAATTTCATCAGAGGTTTAAGTCCATACCCAGCTGCCTGGACCACACTTACAAATGGTGACCAAAATATCATCACAAAAATATATAAGGTAGAAATCGAAACCGAAAAACATGACCTTGCAGTAGGAGCTCTAGTTTTTAATAAGAAAGAGATAAAAGTAGCCGTTAAAGAGGGATATATAAATCTACTAGAAATACAGTTACAGGGTAAGAAAAGAATGCAAGTAAAAGACCTGTTGAACGGTCTTAATTTGGAAGAAAATGCAAAAATGGGCTGA
- a CDS encoding vWA domain-containing protein yields the protein MSQPNSKQWSSATPGYIIFLVDQSGSMSENYGEGKNKSEFTALVINRTINELINTNMDGEKVKDRLFISMIGYGGSGSLAVDDIRSDYLSSFADSPIRMESLKKKVSDGAGGLIEIDEQMPIFIEPVANGLTPMAEALSFAKELINGWLTKKPENPAPVIINISDGLPYTGGSSVDTSKSISVSKEIMSINSIDGNPLLFNCHLGDGGAKVCEFAESESEISDDQAKFLFNISSKVPESYKQAAVKQDLKVGTESRGFVSNADPDLFIKFINFGSSGGGTDKIA from the coding sequence ATGAGCCAACCAAATTCAAAGCAGTGGAGTTCAGCTACTCCTGGTTATATAATTTTCTTAGTAGACCAATCTGGTTCTATGTCGGAAAATTATGGAGAAGGAAAAAACAAATCTGAATTTACAGCACTAGTAATAAATAGAACTATCAATGAGCTGATCAACACTAATATGGACGGAGAAAAGGTTAAGGATCGATTATTCATATCAATGATTGGTTATGGAGGTAGTGGTTCATTAGCAGTTGATGATATTAGATCTGACTATTTAAGTTCTTTTGCTGACAGTCCTATAAGAATGGAATCTTTAAAGAAAAAAGTATCCGATGGGGCTGGTGGTTTAATTGAAATAGATGAACAAATGCCTATTTTCATTGAACCCGTAGCTAATGGACTAACCCCAATGGCAGAAGCACTTTCATTCGCAAAGGAATTAATTAATGGATGGTTAACAAAAAAACCTGAGAACCCAGCACCAGTAATAATCAACATTTCTGATGGATTACCATACACTGGCGGTTCTTCTGTAGATACCAGCAAATCCATTTCGGTTTCAAAAGAAATAATGAGTATTAACTCTATTGATGGTAATCCATTACTTTTTAATTGTCATTTAGGAGATGGAGGAGCAAAAGTTTGTGAATTTGCAGAAAGTGAAAGTGAAATTTCTGACGATCAAGCTAAGTTTTTATTTAATATTTCAAGCAAAGTACCTGAATCATATAAACAAGCAGCCGTTAAACAGGATTTAAAGGTAGGCACTGAGTCTAGAGGTTTTGTTTCTAATGCAGATCCAGATTTATTTATCAAATTTATCAATTTTGGATCATCAGGAGGTGGTACTGATAAAATTGCTTAA
- a CDS encoding DUF493 family protein: MDEKNPEEFYKKLREQLTETSKWPSNYLYKFIVETATGKIDQIEAIFDNMGAVINLKKSKNGKYTSVSITVNLNGPDQVIEKYKEVGEIGGVISL; the protein is encoded by the coding sequence ATGGACGAAAAGAATCCAGAGGAATTTTATAAAAAATTAAGAGAGCAGCTTACAGAAACTTCTAAATGGCCGTCTAATTATCTTTACAAGTTCATTGTTGAAACCGCTACAGGTAAAATAGACCAGATCGAAGCAATTTTTGATAATATGGGAGCTGTCATCAACTTAAAGAAATCCAAAAATGGAAAATATACCAGTGTTTCTATTACCGTTAATTTAAACGGACCTGATCAGGTTATAGAAAAATATAAAGAAGTTGGTGAAATAGGAGGGGTAATCTCCTTATAA
- a CDS encoding DUF4290 domain-containing protein, producing MQLVENLEYNTERPHLIIPEYGRHFQKMVDHAVSIEDREERNKVAQAIISVMGNLQPHLRDVPDFQHKLWDQLFIMSDFKLDVDSPFPITSKEVLKQRPDALEYPQNFPKYRFYGNNIKRMIDVAVEWEKGDKRSGLEYAIANHMKKCYLNWNKDVVDDKAIFKHLFELSDGRIDLASTGESLTDSGQFLKNRVAKNPRSSSNKKNQRNNNRGKKRY from the coding sequence TTGCAATTAGTAGAAAACCTAGAATATAATACGGAGCGTCCTCATTTGATCATACCTGAATACGGTCGTCATTTTCAAAAAATGGTAGATCATGCAGTATCCATTGAAGATCGCGAAGAAAGAAATAAAGTAGCCCAGGCAATTATAAGTGTAATGGGAAATCTGCAACCACATTTACGTGATGTGCCAGATTTTCAACATAAACTTTGGGATCAACTTTTTATCATGTCTGATTTTAAGTTGGATGTGGACTCACCTTTTCCAATTACTTCAAAAGAGGTGTTGAAACAAAGACCTGATGCATTAGAGTATCCACAGAATTTTCCAAAATACAGGTTTTATGGCAACAACATAAAACGAATGATAGATGTAGCTGTAGAGTGGGAGAAAGGTGATAAACGCTCTGGTTTAGAGTATGCAATTGCCAACCATATGAAAAAATGCTATTTAAATTGGAACAAAGACGTTGTTGACGATAAAGCTATATTTAAGCATTTATTTGAGTTGAGTGATGGTCGTATAGACTTGGCTTCAACAGGTGAAAGCTTAACGGATAGTGGTCAGTTTTTGAAGAATAGAGTTGCTAAAAACCCTAGGTCCAGTTCAAATAAAAAAAATCAAAGAAATAATAACCGCGGTAAAAAACGCTATTAA
- a CDS encoding protein kinase domain-containing protein has protein sequence MANYPSRTDLVTAMRNPNVSFKSNEILGGSVIQKGSRTVQYSGGYTTVFPFHKSSGEKVAIRLWIADIGDAKKRSLEISNYLEKLKSNYFVSFKYIDDAVLVNGKLHPIVLMDWVNGKTLKEYINDNISNSKAILDLAKRFRDMVEYFHSQNIAHGDLQHGNVLVKDDGSLVAIDYDSMFIDSLDGMPDTIKGLPGYQHPARNTNSYVNSQLDYFSELVIYLSLLLFADNSNLWSDYYETEDLLFSKNDFENPNSSSIISLALNSVNTEIKELTEKMLEELMISDIKDLRPIEELLVNKKEALKDNIFNKWDSQPNPAIKKSTTYPNKRNITNKF, from the coding sequence ATGGCAAATTATCCTTCTCGAACCGATTTAGTTACGGCTATGCGAAACCCTAATGTAAGTTTCAAATCAAATGAAATATTAGGTGGATCTGTTATTCAAAAAGGATCTAGAACAGTTCAATATTCCGGCGGGTACACTACTGTATTTCCATTTCACAAATCATCAGGGGAAAAAGTGGCTATACGACTATGGATAGCTGATATTGGTGATGCAAAAAAACGTTCTCTTGAGATTTCAAATTATTTAGAAAAACTCAAAAGCAATTACTTCGTTAGTTTCAAATATATTGATGACGCAGTTCTAGTTAATGGCAAATTACACCCAATAGTCTTAATGGATTGGGTAAATGGAAAAACCTTAAAAGAATATATTAACGATAACATTTCAAACTCCAAAGCTATTCTAGATTTAGCCAAAAGGTTTAGGGATATGGTTGAATATTTTCATAGTCAAAATATAGCTCACGGTGATTTACAACATGGAAATGTTTTGGTTAAAGATGATGGCTCCCTTGTTGCTATAGATTATGACTCTATGTTCATTGATTCTTTGGACGGAATGCCAGATACTATTAAAGGATTGCCTGGCTATCAACATCCGGCAAGAAATACTAATAGTTATGTAAACTCCCAATTGGATTATTTTTCTGAACTGGTAATTTACCTTTCCCTACTACTATTTGCAGATAACTCTAATTTATGGAGCGATTATTATGAAACAGAAGATTTACTTTTTTCTAAAAATGATTTTGAAAACCCAAATAGCTCTTCGATAATTAGTTTAGCCCTTAATTCTGTTAATACGGAGATTAAAGAGTTGACAGAAAAAATGCTTGAAGAATTGATGATTTCGGATATAAAAGATTTAAGACCTATTGAGGAATTATTAGTAAATAAAAAAGAGGCATTGAAAGATAATATTTTTAATAAATGGGATAGTCAACCAAACCCAGCAATTAAAAAATCAACGACATATCCCAACAAGAGAAATATTACAAATAAATTTTAA
- a CDS encoding START-like domain-containing protein: protein MSDKIKFEIEFVIQSSPQMLYQYLATPSGLSEWFADNVNSRGEKFTFIWDGAEEEAKLLKRKTDEFVRFAWEEADDDSFFEMKIIVDEITKDVSLFITDFAEEDEIDESKMLWTNQVSDLKQVLGSA, encoded by the coding sequence ATGAGCGATAAAATAAAATTTGAAATAGAGTTTGTAATTCAGTCTTCACCACAAATGTTATATCAGTACTTAGCAACGCCTTCAGGACTGTCTGAATGGTTTGCGGATAATGTTAATTCTAGAGGTGAAAAATTTACCTTCATTTGGGACGGGGCAGAAGAAGAGGCTAAACTGTTAAAAAGAAAAACAGATGAGTTTGTACGTTTTGCTTGGGAAGAAGCAGACGATGATAGCTTTTTTGAAATGAAGATAATAGTTGATGAAATAACAAAAGATGTCTCATTGTTTATAACTGACTTTGCCGAAGAAGATGAGATAGACGAGTCTAAAATGCTTTGGACCAATCAAGTATCTGATTTAAAACAGGTATTGGGTTCAGCTTAA
- a CDS encoding aminotransferase class IV: MFNFNGGLLEDNSSFLNEKNRGVQLGDAVFEELRVVNGEIIYLEDHYLRLMSSMRILRMEIPMNFTMEFMEAEILKIFSESDLKKAKRVKFNVFRNSQEDYLDSDNSISYFINSSTLENPFFVLNNSIYEVELFKDFYKNSTMLSNLDTNNKILSVVAAIYARENDYQDCLLLNERKQVIEAINGNIFVVKGSQVKTPPITDGCTNGILRKKLVEVISNLKEFEFVEDSVSPFELQKADELFIVNAIDGIIPITKYRKKEFVNTVSKSLLGKLNAAARLSLSPGS, encoded by the coding sequence ATGTTCAATTTTAATGGCGGACTACTAGAGGATAATTCATCTTTTCTAAATGAAAAGAATAGGGGAGTGCAGCTGGGTGATGCCGTTTTTGAAGAGTTAAGGGTGGTGAACGGTGAAATAATTTATCTAGAAGATCATTATTTGCGCCTAATGTCGTCCATGAGAATATTGAGAATGGAAATTCCAATGAACTTTACTATGGAGTTCATGGAAGCTGAAATTCTTAAGATATTCTCTGAAAGTGACCTTAAAAAAGCAAAACGGGTTAAATTCAACGTTTTTAGAAATAGTCAAGAAGATTATTTGGATTCTGATAATAGTATTTCTTATTTTATTAACAGCAGTACGTTAGAGAATCCTTTTTTTGTATTGAACAATAGCATTTATGAAGTAGAACTTTTTAAAGACTTTTATAAAAATTCTACGATGCTATCTAACTTAGATACCAACAATAAAATTTTAAGTGTTGTAGCTGCGATTTACGCCCGTGAAAATGATTATCAGGATTGTCTGTTGCTTAACGAGAGAAAGCAGGTTATAGAGGCTATAAATGGCAATATTTTTGTAGTAAAAGGTAGTCAGGTTAAAACTCCGCCCATTACAGATGGTTGTACCAATGGTATTCTTAGAAAAAAATTGGTGGAAGTGATTTCTAATTTAAAAGAGTTTGAGTTTGTGGAAGACAGTGTTTCTCCTTTTGAGCTACAAAAAGCAGATGAACTTTTCATAGTCAATGCAATTGACGGAATTATACCTATAACCAAATACAGAAAGAAGGAATTTGTTAATACCGTTTCTAAAAGTTTATTGGGTAAACTAAATGCTGCGGCAAGATTGTCTTTAAGTCCCGGGAGTTAA